The genomic window TCATCAGCGAGGTGGAACAGATGCGTTCGCTGCAGGTTGCGGCGGACAACATCGAAGCCACCGATCCGGCGCAAGCCGAGGTGCTGCGCTCGCGCGCCTCGCGCATCGGCCTGCGCTGAGCCACTGCCGCCCGCGCGGCGTCAAGACAGCGGCGTGCCCTGCGAGGCCGACTCGAACGGCACGATCTGCGAAATGAGCGTCGGGCCGTCAGCGAGCAGAAAGTCCTTGAAGGCTTGCGCCACCGGCGGCAAACGCTTGGCACGCCGGTGCACCACGTACCAATTCAGCATGAGCGGAAAGCCCTGCACATCGAGCACGCGCAGGCTGCCCGCCCGGGTTTCCTGGCTGATGGTGTGGGCCGAGACAAAGCTCACGCCCATGCCCGCGATCACCGCCTGCTTGATGGTTTCGGTGCTGCGTATTTCCATGGCAATGTTGATGCCGCTCAGGTCGCCGCCAAAGCCCTCTTCCATCGAATGCCAGGTGTCCGAAGCCTTCTCGCGCACCACGAAAGGCTCGCGCATCAGCCGGTCCAGCGGGATTCTGGGCACGCCCACCAGCGGATGGTTGGGAGCCGCAACAATCACGTAAGGGTGCGGCGCGAACGGCTGGTTGACGGTGTCCAGGTCGATCGGGGGCCGCACCATGATCGCCAGGTCGGTCAGGTTCTCCGCAATGTGGGTCATGAGCCCTTCGCGGTTGTGCACGGTGAAGTTGAGCGTCACGCCGCGGTGCCGGCTCGCAAACTCCACCAGAAGGCGTGGAAAGAAATAGTCGCCCGCGCTGATCACGCCCACGTTGAGCTTGCCGCCCGAGACGCCGTTGAACTGCAGCATTGCGTTCTCGGCCGCCTCGAACTGCTGGATGATCGCGCGGCTGATCTGCAGCAGCTCGGTGCCCGCGGGGGTGAGATAGATCTTCTTGCCGAACTGCTCGAACAGCGCATTGCCCGCATGCTCTTCAAGCTTGCGCACCTGGGTGGAAACGGCCGGCTGCGTGAGGTGCAGCTCTTCCGCTGCGCGCGAGAAGCTCAGCAGGCGCGCCACCGCTTCAAAGACTTTCAACTGGCGCAGGGTCGCGTGCTTCATTCTGAAAAAGAACGTCGGACGAAACGCCTACGGTATTCGCGCAACGTGCAGCAGGTTCGTCGTTCCCGAAAGTCCGAACGGAAGGCCGGCTACCACCACCACGTCGCTGCCAGTGTTCGCAAACCCTTCGGCGCACGCCACGCGGCAGGCGCACTCGATCATTTCGGCCACGTCGTGCACGTCGTCGACCTGCACCGCATGCGTGCCCCACACCATGGCCATGCGCCGGGCGGTCGCAATGTCGGGCGTCAAGCTGAGAATGGGAACCGCCGGCCGCTCGCGCGCGGCACGCAGGCTGGTAAAGCCTGAGGATGTGTAGGTGACGGTGGCCGCAGGCGCCAGCAGCGCGGCCACCTGGCGCAT from Variovorax paradoxus includes these protein-coding regions:
- a CDS encoding LysR family transcriptional regulator; translated protein: MKHATLRQLKVFEAVARLLSFSRAAEELHLTQPAVSTQVRKLEEHAGNALFEQFGKKIYLTPAGTELLQISRAIIQQFEAAENAMLQFNGVSGGKLNVGVISAGDYFFPRLLVEFASRHRGVTLNFTVHNREGLMTHIAENLTDLAIMVRPPIDLDTVNQPFAPHPYVIVAAPNHPLVGVPRIPLDRLMREPFVVREKASDTWHSMEEGFGGDLSGINIAMEIRSTETIKQAVIAGMGVSFVSAHTISQETRAGSLRVLDVQGFPLMLNWYVVHRRAKRLPPVAQAFKDFLLADGPTLISQIVPFESASQGTPLS